From the genome of Cedecea lapagei, one region includes:
- a CDS encoding conjugal transfer protein TraF → MNKTKSSVATLAATLFIAHQAGAAGTWSEARNDAMGGTGVASANYGSGVLINPALLARSQPDDNITVVLPTVGAQITDKDNLQDRIDDISDKVDNYKQAVGSLRPRDILLNPNGTLNQFRSAAGDLASELEDLRGETANAKAAAGIAVSIPNDTLSVAFVTKAYARARVSSSIDQNDIDYLRRIQNSSLVAGSVAIDAALNGSDQITRNLNSTASGRAAIVSDYGIALAHKFDVGGVPVSVGVTPKLQKTWLYNYTTSIYAYDSGDWKKGQYRNDDTGFNLDAGVAADLGENWTVGLSGQNLVSRDIDTKDIFITNGRTGETHSYKDTYQISPLVTAGVAWHNDLVTLSADGDLTETKGFKSEANSQYVGVGAEVRPLSWLALRAGYRADVKNNDSNVFTGGIGFAAGKHVNVDLMGLYGEDQTWGAGAQLSVAF, encoded by the coding sequence ATGAATAAAACAAAATCTTCGGTGGCGACACTCGCCGCAACGTTATTTATTGCCCATCAGGCCGGGGCGGCAGGGACCTGGTCCGAGGCGCGCAACGATGCCATGGGGGGCACGGGTGTCGCTTCTGCGAATTATGGCAGCGGTGTTTTGATCAACCCGGCGCTATTAGCCCGCTCTCAGCCAGATGATAATATTACGGTTGTTCTGCCAACCGTCGGGGCGCAAATAACGGATAAAGACAACCTCCAGGACCGGATTGATGATATCAGCGATAAAGTTGATAACTACAAACAGGCGGTTGGATCGTTAAGGCCGCGGGATATTCTTTTAAATCCTAACGGCACCTTAAATCAGTTTCGCAGCGCAGCCGGAGATCTAGCCAGCGAGCTTGAAGATTTACGCGGCGAAACGGCAAATGCAAAAGCTGCCGCAGGTATTGCGGTCAGTATCCCAAATGACACGCTCTCCGTTGCATTTGTCACCAAAGCCTATGCGCGAGCGAGAGTCAGTTCCTCTATCGATCAAAACGATATTGATTATCTACGCCGTATCCAGAACTCCAGCCTTGTGGCGGGAAGCGTGGCGATTGATGCGGCGCTAAACGGTTCCGACCAGATCACCCGTAACCTGAACTCTACCGCTTCCGGGCGCGCGGCCATTGTTTCCGATTACGGTATCGCTCTGGCCCATAAATTCGACGTTGGTGGCGTGCCGGTTTCCGTCGGCGTGACGCCAAAGCTGCAGAAAACCTGGCTCTATAACTACACCACTTCAATTTACGCTTATGACAGCGGCGACTGGAAAAAAGGGCAATACCGCAACGACGATACCGGGTTCAACCTTGACGCGGGCGTTGCCGCCGATCTGGGTGAAAACTGGACCGTTGGCCTGAGCGGGCAAAACCTGGTTTCCCGTGATATCGATACGAAAGATATTTTCATTACCAATGGGCGTACCGGAGAAACCCACAGCTACAAAGATACCTACCAGATTAGCCCTCTTGTCACGGCCGGCGTAGCCTGGCACAACGATCTGGTCACGCTGAGCGCCGACGGAGATCTGACCGAAACCAAAGGCTTCAAGAGCGAAGCGAATTCCCAGTATGTCGGTGTTGGCGCAGAGGTCAGGCCGCTCTCATGGCTGGCGCTGCGTGCTGGTTACCGCGCTGATGTGAAAAATAACGACAGCAACGTCTTTACCGGCGGCATCGGGTTCGCAGCAGGAAAACACGTTAACGTCGACCTGATGGGATTGTACGGCGAAGACCAGACCTGGGGGGCAGGGGCGCAGCTTAGCGTGGCCTTCTGA
- a CDS encoding amino acid aminotransferase has translation MFQKVDAYAGDPILSLMERFKVDPRSDKVNLSIGLYYNEDGVIPQLQAVAEAEARLSSQPHGASLYLPMEGLNGYRSAIAPLLFGADHPALVEGRIATVQTLGGSGALKIGADFLKTYFPGSQVWVSDPTWENHVAIFEGAGFTVNTYPWFDSETNGVRFEALLEKLNTLPEQSIVLLHPCCHNPTGSDLTDGQWDTVVEILKARNLIPFLDIAYQGFGAGMEQDAYAIRAIASSGQPMLVSNSFSKIFSLYGERVGGLSVVCEDSDAAGRVLGQLKATVRRNYSSPPNFGAQVVATVLNDEKLKASWLAEVETMRVRILEMRQVLVEVLSKAMPERNFDYLVKQRGMFSYTGLSAAQADRLRDEFGVYLLASGRICVAGLNHSNVQRVAQAFAAVM, from the coding sequence GTGTTTCAAAAAGTTGACGCCTATGCTGGCGACCCGATCCTTTCCCTCATGGAGCGCTTTAAAGTCGATCCGCGCAGCGACAAGGTCAACCTCAGCATCGGCCTCTATTACAATGAAGACGGGGTTATCCCGCAGTTGCAGGCCGTCGCGGAAGCGGAAGCCCGCCTGAGCTCGCAGCCTCATGGTGCCTCTCTCTACCTGCCGATGGAAGGCCTGAACGGCTACCGCAGCGCCATTGCGCCGCTGCTGTTTGGCGCAGACCATCCGGCGCTGGTGGAAGGACGCATTGCCACCGTGCAGACACTCGGCGGTTCCGGAGCCTTAAAAATCGGCGCTGACTTCCTCAAAACATACTTCCCTGGTTCACAGGTGTGGGTAAGCGATCCTACCTGGGAAAACCACGTTGCCATCTTTGAAGGCGCGGGCTTTACCGTTAACACCTATCCGTGGTTCGACAGCGAAACCAACGGCGTGCGTTTTGAAGCGCTGCTGGAAAAACTGAATACGCTGCCGGAGCAAAGCATCGTGCTGCTGCATCCTTGCTGCCACAACCCAACCGGCTCAGACCTGACCGACGGCCAGTGGGACACGGTTGTTGAAATCCTCAAAGCACGCAACCTGATCCCATTCCTCGACATCGCCTATCAGGGCTTTGGCGCGGGCATGGAGCAGGATGCTTACGCTATCCGCGCTATCGCCTCATCCGGGCAGCCAATGCTGGTGAGTAACTCCTTCTCTAAAATCTTCTCCCTGTACGGCGAACGCGTTGGCGGCCTCTCCGTGGTTTGCGAAGATAGCGATGCCGCAGGGCGTGTGCTGGGCCAGCTGAAAGCCACCGTTCGCCGCAACTACTCCAGCCCGCCGAACTTTGGTGCCCAGGTTGTGGCTACCGTGCTGAACGACGAGAAGCTGAAGGCCAGCTGGCTTGCCGAAGTAGAAACCATGCGCGTTCGCATTCTGGAAATGCGTCAGGTGCTGGTGGAAGTCCTGAGTAAAGCTATGCCGGAGCGTAACTTTGACTATCTGGTGAAGCAGCGCGGCATGTTTAGCTACACCGGGTTAAGCGCCGCTCAGGCCGACCGCCTGCGCGATGAGTTTGGCGTTTACCTGCTGGCCAGCGGCCGTATCTGCGTTGCCGGCCTGAACCACAGTAATGTGCAGCGCGTGGCGCAGGCCTTTGCTGCAGTGATGTAA
- the lexA gene encoding transcriptional repressor LexA — MKALTTRQQEVFDLIRDHINQTGMPPTRAEIAQRLGFRSPNAAEEHLKALARKGAIEIVSGASRGIRLLVEEESGLPLVGRVAAGEPLLAQQHIEGHYQVDPSLFKPNADFLLRVSGMSMKDIGIMDGDLLAVHKTQDVRNGQVVVARIDDEVTVKRLKKQGNTVHLLPENSEFQPIVVDLREQNFSIEGLAVGVIRNGEWL; from the coding sequence ATGAAAGCACTAACTACCAGGCAGCAAGAGGTGTTTGATCTCATTCGGGATCATATCAACCAGACCGGCATGCCACCTACGCGCGCCGAAATTGCACAACGTCTGGGGTTCCGTTCTCCAAACGCCGCTGAAGAGCATCTTAAAGCGCTCGCTCGCAAAGGTGCCATCGAGATCGTCTCCGGCGCGTCGCGCGGTATTCGTCTGCTGGTTGAAGAAGAGAGTGGCCTGCCGCTGGTAGGCCGCGTGGCTGCCGGTGAACCGCTGCTGGCCCAGCAGCACATCGAAGGCCACTACCAGGTCGATCCGTCGCTGTTCAAGCCGAATGCCGATTTCCTGCTGCGCGTTAGCGGTATGTCGATGAAAGATATCGGCATCATGGACGGCGATTTACTTGCGGTGCACAAAACGCAGGACGTGCGTAACGGCCAGGTGGTTGTCGCCCGTATCGACGATGAAGTCACCGTGAAGCGCCTGAAAAAACAGGGCAATACCGTGCATCTGCTGCCGGAAAACAGCGAATTCCAGCCGATTGTCGTCGATCTTCGCGAGCAGAACTTTAGCATTGAAGGTCTGGCCGTCGGGGTGATCCGCAACGGCGAATGGCTGTAG
- a CDS encoding cupin domain-containing protein, which translates to MQKPDCIRHWRELEGDDDAAYPDSAELFSIGAPLARNLGLTRLGIHHERIPAGRRTSYPHAESSEEEFAYVLEGHPEVWINGHLWQLEPGDSVGFPAGTGICHTFINNTEQDVRLLVVGEANKAENKIYYPLNQSYAMQRTDRWIDHPPQFFGPHNGLPSRKAKGKL; encoded by the coding sequence ATGCAAAAACCCGATTGTATTCGCCACTGGCGCGAGCTTGAAGGCGATGATGACGCAGCTTATCCGGATAGCGCAGAACTGTTTTCCATTGGCGCTCCCCTGGCACGCAATTTAGGCTTAACCCGCCTGGGGATTCACCATGAACGCATTCCTGCCGGCCGCAGAACCTCTTACCCTCACGCAGAGAGCAGCGAAGAAGAGTTTGCGTATGTGCTCGAGGGGCATCCGGAAGTGTGGATCAATGGCCATCTCTGGCAGCTTGAGCCTGGCGATAGCGTAGGTTTTCCGGCAGGAACCGGCATTTGCCATACCTTTATCAATAATACTGAGCAGGACGTTCGACTTTTAGTCGTCGGGGAAGCGAATAAAGCCGAAAATAAAATTTATTATCCGCTAAACCAGTCTTACGCCATGCAGCGCACGGATCGCTGGATAGATCACCCTCCCCAATTTTTTGGGCCGCATAACGGCCTGCCTTCACGAAAAGCAAAGGGTAAACTATAA
- the alr gene encoding alanine racemase — translation MQAATVVINRRALRHNLQRLRELAPNSRMVAVVKANAYGHGLLETAHTLEGADAFGVARLEEALRLREGGITKPVLLLEGFFNAEDLPVIAAQNFQTAIHSTQQLEALEQADLSQPLTVWMKLDTGMHRLGVRPEEAEAFYQRLVACKNVRQPVNVVSHFARADEPESDATPRQLDIFNTFTAGKPGQRSIAASGGILLWPDSHMDWVRPGIILYGVSPLEQKPWGEDFGFQPVMSLTSSLIAVRSHKAGEPVGYGGTWIADRDTCLGVVAMGYGDGYPRSAPSGTPVLVNGREVPVVGRVAMDMICVDLGPNAAEKPGDSVVLWGEGLPVERIAEYSNVSAYELITRLTSRVTMKYLD, via the coding sequence ATGCAAGCGGCAACCGTCGTGATTAACCGCCGCGCTCTGCGACACAACCTGCAACGCCTGCGCGAACTGGCTCCGAACAGTCGCATGGTGGCAGTCGTGAAAGCAAACGCCTACGGGCATGGTCTGCTGGAGACCGCCCACACCCTGGAAGGCGCCGATGCGTTCGGCGTTGCCCGTCTCGAAGAAGCCCTGCGCCTTCGGGAAGGCGGCATCACGAAACCGGTTCTGTTGCTGGAGGGGTTCTTTAATGCTGAAGATCTGCCGGTGATTGCCGCCCAAAACTTTCAAACGGCGATCCACAGTACACAACAGCTGGAAGCGCTTGAGCAGGCCGATCTGAGCCAGCCGCTGACCGTCTGGATGAAGCTGGATACCGGGATGCATCGCCTGGGCGTTCGTCCGGAAGAGGCGGAAGCTTTCTATCAGCGTCTTGTCGCCTGCAAAAACGTCCGCCAGCCGGTGAACGTGGTAAGCCATTTTGCCCGTGCCGACGAGCCGGAATCCGATGCTACGCCGCGCCAGCTTGATATCTTTAATACCTTTACCGCAGGCAAGCCGGGGCAGCGCTCGATCGCCGCATCGGGCGGTATTCTGCTGTGGCCCGACTCGCACATGGACTGGGTTCGTCCGGGCATCATCCTCTACGGCGTCTCCCCGCTTGAGCAAAAGCCGTGGGGCGAGGACTTCGGCTTCCAGCCGGTGATGTCCCTGACCTCCAGCCTGATAGCGGTTCGCAGCCATAAAGCCGGTGAGCCGGTGGGCTACGGCGGTACCTGGATTGCCGATCGTGACACCTGCCTTGGCGTGGTGGCGATGGGCTATGGCGACGGCTATCCACGCAGCGCGCCGTCGGGGACGCCGGTGTTGGTCAATGGCCGTGAAGTGCCTGTTGTTGGGCGCGTCGCCATGGACATGATTTGCGTCGATTTGGGGCCGAATGCCGCTGAAAAACCCGGCGATAGCGTGGTGCTCTGGGGGGAAGGTTTGCCTGTCGAGCGCATCGCTGAATATTCAAATGTGAGTGCTTACGAACTTATCACGCGCCTGACATCAAGGGTGACAATGAAGTATCTGGACTGA
- the aphA gene encoding acid phosphatase AphA: MRKIALALSAACLLVGLNHAAVAKESAPALLNPGVTVAQLAQQVPIHWVSVAQIENSLLGRAPLSVGFDIDDTVLFSSPGFYRGQKEFSPGKQDYLKNPAFWEKMNNGWDDFSMPKEVAKNLIAMHLRRGDRVYFVTGRSQTKTETVTKTLQSDFLIPEPSVNPVIFAGDKEGQNTKTQWLKDKKIKIFYGDSDNDITAAQEAGARGIRILRASNSSYQPLPKAGSFGEEVIVNSEY; the protein is encoded by the coding sequence ATGCGTAAGATCGCTCTGGCACTTAGTGCCGCCTGCCTGCTGGTAGGGCTGAATCATGCCGCTGTGGCCAAGGAGTCCGCCCCAGCGCTGCTTAACCCTGGCGTGACGGTCGCACAGCTGGCGCAGCAGGTCCCGATTCATTGGGTTTCCGTGGCACAAATTGAAAATAGCCTGCTTGGCCGCGCCCCCCTCTCCGTCGGCTTTGATATCGACGACACCGTGCTGTTCTCCAGCCCCGGCTTTTACCGCGGGCAAAAAGAGTTCTCACCGGGCAAGCAGGACTACCTGAAGAATCCAGCATTCTGGGAAAAGATGAACAACGGCTGGGATGACTTCAGCATGCCAAAAGAGGTGGCAAAAAATCTGATCGCTATGCACCTGCGGCGTGGCGATCGCGTTTACTTTGTCACCGGGCGTAGCCAGACGAAAACCGAAACGGTGACCAAAACCCTGCAAAGTGACTTCCTTATCCCTGAACCGAGCGTGAATCCGGTGATTTTTGCCGGGGATAAAGAGGGGCAAAACACCAAAACGCAGTGGCTGAAAGACAAGAAAATCAAGATCTTCTACGGCGACTCGGATAACGACATCACCGCGGCGCAGGAGGCCGGCGCGCGAGGTATCCGCATTCTGCGGGCCTCAAACTCCAGCTACCAGCCGCTGCCGAAAGCAGGCTCATTTGGCGAAGAGGTCATCGTCAACTCCGAGTATTGA
- a CDS encoding diacylglycerol kinase translates to MANNSTGITRIIKAAGYSWQGLRAAWINEAAFRQEGVAAVIAIAIACWLDVDPITRILLIGSVVLVMIVEILNSAIEALVDRVGTDYHELSGRAKDMGSAAVLIAIILAVATWATLLWSHLR, encoded by the coding sequence ATGGCGAATAATTCCACCGGCATCACCCGCATTATTAAGGCCGCAGGCTACTCATGGCAGGGGCTGCGTGCCGCCTGGATCAACGAAGCGGCCTTTCGCCAGGAGGGCGTTGCTGCGGTTATCGCTATCGCCATCGCCTGCTGGCTGGACGTTGACCCTATCACCCGTATTTTACTGATTGGCTCCGTTGTGTTGGTGATGATTGTCGAGATTCTTAACAGTGCCATTGAGGCGCTGGTCGACCGAGTCGGCACCGATTATCACGAGCTTTCTGGGCGCGCCAAAGACATGGGCTCTGCCGCGGTACTGATCGCGATTATCCTTGCGGTGGCGACCTGGGCCACCTTGCTTTGGTCACATTTGCGATAG
- the dnaB gene encoding replicative DNA helicase, which translates to MAGNKPFNKPKEPRDRQVEGLKMPPHSLEAEQSVLGGLMLDNERWDNVAERVVANDFFSRPHRMIFTEMQRLLEMSKPIDLITLSESLELQGQLESVGGFAYLAELSKNTPSAANISAYADIVRERAVVREMIAVANEIADAGYDPQGRSSEDLLDLAESRVFQIAENRANKDEGPKSIDQILEATVSRIESLYQTPHDGVTGVDTGYQDLNKKTAGLQRSDLIIVAARPSMGKTTFAMNLCENAAMLQDKPVLIFSLEMPGEQIMMRMLASLSRVDQTRIRTGQLDDEDWARISSTMGILLEKRNMYIDDSSGLTPTEVRSRARRIYREHEGLSMIMIDYLQLMRVPSLSDNRTLEIAEISRSLKALAKELQVPVVALSQLNRSLEQRADKRPVNSDLRESGSIEQDADLIMFIYRDEVYHENSDLKGIAEIIIGKQRNGPIGTVRLTFNGQWSRFDNYAGPQYDEE; encoded by the coding sequence ATGGCAGGAAATAAACCCTTCAACAAACCGAAAGAACCCCGCGACCGTCAGGTAGAAGGGCTGAAAATGCCGCCGCACTCGCTTGAGGCGGAGCAGTCGGTGTTGGGCGGTTTAATGCTGGATAACGAACGCTGGGACAACGTCGCCGAGCGCGTGGTTGCAAACGACTTCTTCAGCCGTCCGCACCGCATGATCTTCACCGAGATGCAGCGCCTGCTCGAAATGAGCAAACCCATCGACCTGATTACGCTTTCCGAATCTCTGGAACTCCAGGGCCAGCTCGAGAGCGTCGGTGGTTTTGCTTATCTCGCGGAGCTTTCTAAAAATACGCCAAGTGCGGCGAACATCAGCGCCTATGCCGATATCGTTCGCGAGCGTGCAGTCGTACGCGAAATGATTGCGGTCGCCAATGAAATCGCCGATGCCGGTTATGACCCGCAGGGGCGTAGCAGCGAAGATTTACTGGATCTGGCCGAGTCTCGCGTTTTCCAGATTGCGGAAAACCGGGCCAACAAAGATGAAGGCCCGAAAAGCATCGACCAGATTCTGGAAGCCACGGTGTCGCGTATTGAGTCCCTGTACCAGACGCCGCATGACGGCGTAACGGGCGTGGACACCGGCTATCAGGATCTGAACAAGAAAACTGCTGGCCTGCAGCGCTCCGACCTGATTATCGTTGCGGCCCGTCCGTCAATGGGTAAAACCACCTTCGCAATGAACCTGTGCGAAAACGCCGCCATGCTGCAGGACAAACCGGTATTGATCTTCAGCCTTGAGATGCCAGGTGAGCAGATCATGATGCGTATGCTGGCTTCGCTGTCGCGCGTTGACCAGACCCGAATTCGTACCGGGCAGCTGGATGACGAGGACTGGGCGCGAATCTCCAGTACCATGGGTATCCTGCTGGAGAAGCGCAACATGTATATCGATGACTCCTCCGGCCTGACGCCGACCGAAGTTCGCTCCCGTGCCCGCCGTATTTATCGCGAGCATGAAGGCCTGAGCATGATAATGATCGACTACCTGCAGCTGATGCGCGTGCCCTCTTTGTCCGACAACCGTACGCTCGAAATCGCCGAGATTTCCCGCTCGCTCAAGGCGCTGGCGAAAGAGCTTCAGGTGCCGGTCGTGGCGCTGTCGCAGCTTAACCGCTCCCTGGAGCAGCGTGCGGACAAACGCCCGGTTAACTCCGACCTGCGTGAATCCGGCTCCATCGAGCAGGATGCCGACTTAATCATGTTTATCTACCGCGACGAGGTTTACCACGAAAACAGCGACCTGAAAGGTATTGCTGAAATCATTATCGGTAAGCAGCGTAACGGCCCCATCGGTACCGTGCGTCTGACCTTTAACGGCCAGTGGTCGCGCTTCGATAACTATGCCGGGCCGCAGTACGACGAAGAATAA
- the dusA gene encoding tRNA dihydrouridine(20/20a) synthase DusA: MSSQSNQTPFQPHRFSIAPMLDWTDRHCRYFLRQLSRHTLLYTEMVTTGAIIHGKGDYLAYSEEEHPVALQLGGSDPQALAHCAKLAEARGYDEINLNVGCPSDRVQNGRFGACLMGEAQLVADCIKAMRDVVSIPVTVKTRIGIDDQDSYEFLCDFIGTVAGKGECEMFIIHARKAWLSGLSPKENREIPPLDYPRVYQLKRDFPHLTMAINGGIKTLEEAKTHLQHLDGVMVGREAYQNPGLLTTVDREIFGADVADSDSVAVVRAMYPYIERELANGTYLGHVTRHMLGLFQGIPGARQWRRYLSENAHKAGAGIEVVEHALSLVADNRQL; encoded by the coding sequence ATGTCCTCACAAAGCAACCAGACTCCTTTCCAGCCGCACCGTTTCTCCATTGCGCCGATGCTCGACTGGACCGACCGCCACTGCCGCTATTTCCTGCGCCAGCTGTCTCGCCACACGCTGTTGTACACCGAAATGGTGACAACCGGGGCGATCATTCACGGTAAAGGGGACTATCTGGCCTATAGCGAAGAAGAGCATCCGGTTGCGCTGCAGCTGGGCGGCAGCGATCCGCAGGCGCTGGCGCACTGCGCGAAGCTCGCCGAAGCGCGCGGCTACGATGAAATTAACCTCAATGTGGGTTGCCCCTCCGATCGCGTACAGAACGGGCGCTTCGGTGCCTGCCTGATGGGCGAGGCGCAGCTGGTTGCCGACTGCATTAAAGCAATGCGTGACGTGGTCTCTATCCCGGTTACGGTGAAGACCCGCATCGGGATTGACGACCAGGACAGCTACGAATTTCTCTGCGACTTCATCGGAACGGTGGCAGGCAAGGGCGAGTGTGAGATGTTTATCATCCACGCGCGAAAAGCCTGGCTTTCCGGCCTGAGCCCGAAAGAAAACCGTGAAATTCCCCCGCTGGACTACCCTCGTGTTTATCAGCTTAAGCGTGATTTTCCGCACCTGACGATGGCCATCAACGGCGGTATCAAGACCCTGGAAGAAGCCAAAACGCATCTCCAGCATCTGGACGGCGTGATGGTGGGGCGTGAGGCTTATCAAAACCCAGGCCTGCTGACCACGGTGGACCGCGAGATTTTTGGTGCTGACGTAGCAGACAGCGATTCCGTGGCCGTCGTGCGGGCTATGTACCCGTACATTGAACGCGAGCTGGCAAACGGCACTTACCTTGGGCACGTGACTCGCCATATGCTCGGCCTGTTCCAGGGTATCCCTGGCGCGCGTCAGTGGCGTCGTTACTTAAGTGAGAACGCCCATAAAGCCGGGGCAGGCATTGAAGTGGTTGAACACGCGCTCTCTTTGGTTGCCGATAATCGCCAGCTCTAG
- the zur gene encoding zinc uptake transcriptional repressor Zur, with protein sequence MDTKTSQNMLAQAEKLCLQRNVRLTPQRLEVLRLMAEQSGAISAYDLLDLLRVSEPQAKPPTVYRALDFLLEQGFVHRVESNNSYVLCNFIDHPTHSSAMFICDRCGAVKEQAAQGVEDIMQKLASKMGFALRHNVIEAHGLCAECSEVEACRHHGACDHDHTVQPKKKR encoded by the coding sequence ATGGACACCAAAACTTCGCAAAACATGTTAGCGCAGGCTGAAAAGCTTTGCCTGCAACGCAATGTACGCCTGACGCCACAGCGTCTCGAGGTTTTGCGCCTTATGGCAGAGCAGAGCGGCGCCATCAGCGCCTATGATCTGCTCGATCTCCTGCGCGTCAGCGAGCCACAGGCAAAGCCGCCAACTGTCTACCGGGCGCTGGACTTCCTGCTTGAGCAGGGTTTTGTGCATCGCGTGGAATCCAACAACAGCTACGTGCTGTGTAATTTTATCGACCATCCAACCCACTCTTCCGCCATGTTTATTTGTGACAGATGTGGCGCCGTGAAAGAGCAGGCGGCTCAGGGGGTGGAAGATATTATGCAGAAGCTGGCGTCAAAAATGGGTTTTGCGCTGCGGCACAACGTGATTGAAGCCCACGGGCTCTGCGCTGAGTGTTCGGAAGTGGAAGCCTGTCGGCATCACGGCGCCTGCGATCACGATCATACGGTGCAGCCGAAGAAAAAACGTTAA
- a CDS encoding CsbD family protein — protein MNKDEIGGNWKQFKGTIKEKWGKLTDDDMTVIEGKRDQLVGKIQERYGYAKDQAEKEVKDWESRNEYRW, from the coding sequence ATGAATAAGGACGAAATCGGCGGTAACTGGAAGCAGTTCAAAGGTACGATCAAAGAGAAATGGGGTAAGCTGACCGATGACGACATGACCGTCATCGAAGGTAAGCGTGATCAGCTGGTAGGTAAAATCCAGGAACGTTACGGCTACGCCAAAGACCAGGCAGAGAAAGAGGTCAAGGACTGGGAGTCCAGGAATGAATACCGCTGGTAA
- a CDS encoding quinone oxidoreductase: protein MATRIEFSQHGGPEVLKAVEFTPKDPAENEVQVENKAIGINYIDTYIRSGLYPPPSLPSGLGTEAAGVISKVGSGVTHLKVGDRVVYAQSGLGAYSSVHNAPADKVAKIPDAISFEQAAASFLKGLTVFYLLRKTYEIKANETFLFHAAAGGVGLIACQWAKALGAKLIGTVGSAQKAERALQAGAWQTINYQHENISERVKELTGGKKVAVVYDSVGKETWEASLDCLQRRGLMVSFGNSSGPVTGVNLGILNQKGSLYVTRPSLNGYLTTRAEFDEACNELFSLIASGAVKVDVAENQKFALKDAVLAHKTLESRATQGSSLLIP, encoded by the coding sequence ATGGCAACGCGCATCGAATTTAGCCAACACGGCGGACCAGAGGTACTGAAAGCCGTTGAGTTTACGCCGAAAGATCCTGCAGAAAACGAAGTTCAGGTTGAGAATAAGGCCATAGGGATTAACTACATTGATACCTATATCCGCAGCGGCCTTTATCCACCTCCATCGTTACCGAGCGGGCTAGGGACCGAAGCCGCTGGCGTTATCAGTAAGGTCGGCAGCGGCGTGACTCACCTGAAGGTTGGCGATCGCGTTGTTTACGCGCAATCCGGCCTCGGCGCCTACAGCAGCGTGCACAATGCGCCAGCCGATAAGGTTGCTAAAATCCCGGATGCCATTTCCTTCGAGCAGGCCGCAGCCTCATTCCTGAAAGGGCTGACGGTGTTTTACCTGCTGCGTAAAACCTACGAGATCAAAGCGAATGAAACCTTCCTGTTCCATGCGGCGGCCGGTGGCGTGGGCTTAATAGCCTGCCAGTGGGCGAAAGCGCTGGGGGCAAAACTGATTGGCACCGTGGGGTCGGCACAAAAAGCCGAGCGTGCCCTGCAGGCCGGAGCCTGGCAGACCATTAACTATCAGCATGAAAATATCTCTGAGCGCGTCAAAGAGCTGACCGGCGGCAAGAAAGTTGCTGTGGTTTATGACTCGGTCGGAAAAGAGACCTGGGAAGCTTCGCTCGACTGCCTGCAGCGCCGTGGGCTGATGGTCAGCTTCGGTAACTCGTCCGGCCCGGTGACCGGCGTTAACCTTGGCATCCTGAACCAGAAAGGTTCGCTCTACGTGACGCGCCCTTCGCTTAACGGCTATCTGACCACTCGCGCAGAGTTCGATGAGGCCTGCAACGAGCTGTTTTCGCTGATCGCCAGCGGCGCAGTAAAGGTGGATGTCGCAGAGAACCAGAAGTTTGCGCTGAAGGACGCGGTACTTGCCCATAAAACGCTGGAAAGCCGCGCGACGCAAGGGTCGAGTTTGTTGATCCCCTAG